In Malaclemys terrapin pileata isolate rMalTer1 chromosome 10, rMalTer1.hap1, whole genome shotgun sequence, the following are encoded in one genomic region:
- the LOC128844658 gene encoding galanin receptor 2b-like — MTEHEDFASLAGYWNASDSSQFSPASVIIPVVFSLIFLLGTVGNSLVLAVLLRNGQMGHNTTNVFILNLSLADFFFIIFCVPFQATIYSLEGWVFGSFMCKAVHFFIYLTMYASSFTLAAVSVDRYLAIRYPLRSRELRTPCNAVAALAVIWGLSVVFAGPYLSYYDLIEWESSYICMPSWEEWKRKIIDTSTFAFGYVIPVLIVSLSYTRTIKYLWTAVDPLEDMSESKKAKRKVTKMIIIVTILFCLCWLPYHVVILRYLYGDFPFNQATYAFRLLSHCMAYANSCLNPIIYALVSKHFRKGFKKVFSCLLRKKARNKVHVVHAAHTVPGFEAGSTEVSQMNEEHNGQQDGCELDAGSLMVQSGSSRPLHLS; from the exons ATGACAGAGCACGAGGACTTTGCCAGCCTGGCTGGGTACTGGAACGCCTCGGACAGCTCTCAGTTCAGCCCCGCCAGTGTCATCATCCCTGTGGTCTTCTCCCTCATCTTCCTCCTGGGCACAGTGGGCAACAGCTTGGTGCTGGCGGTGCTGCTGCGCAACGGCCAGATGGGCCACAACACTACCAACGTCTTCATCCTCAACCTCAGCCTGGCCGACTTCTTCTTCATCATCTTCTGTGTCCCCTTCCAGGCCACCATCTACTCGCTGGAGGGCTGGGTCTTCGGCTCCTTCATGTGCAAGGCTGTCCACTTCTTCATCTACCTCACTATGTATGCCAGCAGTTTCACGCTGGCTGCCGTCTCAGTGGACAG GTACCTGGCCATCCGCTACCCACTGCGCTCCCGGGAACTGCGGACCCCCTGCAACGCGGTTGCTGCCTTGGCTGTGATCTGGGGCCTCTCTGTGGTCTTCGCTGGTCCGTACCTGAGCTACTACGACCTGATCGAGTGGGAGTCCAGCTACATCTGCATGCCCAGCTGGGAGGAGTGGAAGCGCAAGATCATAGACACCAGCACGTTTGCCTTTGGCTATGTGATCCCCGTGCTGATCGTCAGTCTCTCCTACACCAGGACCATCAAGTACCTGTGGACGGCCGTGGACCCCCTGGAGGATATGTCAGAGTCCAAGAAGGCCAAGCGGAAGGTGACCAAGATGATCATCATAGTGACCATCCTCTTCTGCCTGTGCTGGCTGCCCTACCACGTGGTGATCCTGCGCTACCTCTATGGGGACTTCCCCTTCAACCAGGCCACCTACGCCTTCCGGCTGCTCTCCCACTGCATGGCCTACGCCAACTCCTGCCTCAACCCCATCATCTACGCCCTGGTCTCCAAGCACTTCCGCAAGGGCTTCAAGAAGGTCTTCAGCTGCCTCCTGAGGAAGAAGGCCCGCAACAAGGTCCATGTGGTGCACGCTGCCCACACGGTGCCTGGCTTTGAGGCAGGCTCCACTGAGGTATCCCAGATGAACGAGGAGCACAACGGGCAGCAGGACGGGTGTGAGCTGGATGCAGGATCCCTCATGGTCCAGTCAGGCTCTTCCAGGCCCCTTCACCTCTCCTAG